The DNA sequence AGGAATCATATTTTGAGTAATTGTACATTTTTGACTATCAAGGCAGGCAAAAAGAAGGTAACCTTAGTtctatttcttccttttttttgatcggtaaagtTCTATTTCTTCCTAAAAAATGTTGATGTAGCACCAAAATCCTATCTCAGCAAGCTAGCAGTAAACCTTACAAACACAAAAGCAGCAAACGATTTCACGTCTCAAAGAACTAAATGCCTCAACACAATAATCTCCTAGCCTATCAACATTTGTAAACTGTTCATAGCCTTTATATTCCTTTCTATTTTCCTAGTTAATTAAGACTCAAAAATCTATAAGTGCAAATAGCACAGCAAATGGTCTTCTCAATCATAAGCCAATAAGCCCCTATCTTTTAACCGTAAACACCAACGtgaatttttcttaatcaaCACCAAGAGCAAACAACCTTCTCATCTTACTTTAAACCCATCCTACCCTCAAAGAAATAAGAGGATAAAGCCTAAAAAAACTGCCTTGAATGGAGTTTTATCCGGTGGAAGAATAAACAAACCATGGTGCATGCAATTTGACAATGATCGTGAATGAAAATACGGGCCAATAGGTAACAAATACATCAACATAGATTCTGGGGGTTTTGGTTTGTACAAGACAAGATATGTAACATACCAAATCAGCTCGTATTTGTGATATGCTTAGGCAAACGAAGAATAGAGATTTTTCACTTTCAATATTGCACGACAAGAACACAAATTTGGAGAGAATCATTCTCAGTAAAACTGGGATCATATAAAGGCTCCCGATAACACAAACTGACTTCCCActaacaaaattctcatttcccATTAATCTAAGACGCCATTATTCTACATCAAAAGATTAAATccgaaaagttaaaaataataataattgtcaTTCCAATACCACAGCAGCACCCAAGTCCTTGAACTTGGCAACAATGGAATCGGCCTCCTCTTTGGTGAGTCCCTTCTTCAACACCACGGGCGCTTTCTCCACCAACTCCTTGGCCTCCTTCAGACCCAAATCCGTGAACGTCCTCACCTCCTTTATTATCTTAATCTTGGACGCCGCGTCGAACTTCTCGAGCTTGATATCGAACGCCGTCTTCTCGGTAGATTTGGCCTCATCGGCAGACCCTGTACCGGATCCGGCGGATGCGGATGATGGGCCGAGCCCGGATAGTGCGGGACCGTACTTGTTGAGGCCCATCCGGAGCCTCGAGAGGATCGCATAGTCGTAGCGCTCGAGCTTGTTGAGGTCCAAAAGCTCGTCAGCGATTCGCTCGAGCTTCTGCTCCCGAGTCTCGGTAGCCATGCAGAGAACGCGGGAGAGCGGTCTCGGGGTGAGGGTGAAGAGCCTGGTTAGGGATTTGGATGGGATTCTTGAGGTTATGGAGGACATTTTGAAGCGAATAAGGGTTTGGGCAGGGCTTGGCCGCCGGGGGTTTACACTTGCAGGGAGGTTCTGGGTGAGCTCTCTCACATGAACGAAATCGGAGAGGTGAGGGTAATTATGGAATTCGACTTATGAGTCAGCAACAATAAGTAGATAACTTCTCCCAACGACGTCGTACGGGGGAAAAGAGCTGCATGCGCAAACGTGCGCATATAGATTTTCCTTGGTAAAAGCCATTGGTTTGTATTTTTAAGtcaaaattttagaatatatattccGAGAACATGCATAAACAAATCTTTATATGTACAACTAGTTTTGAGTTagccccattttttttttttagtaaaatttattatttttctctaaattttacgttttattcatttttttaaaacaattacgtAAAAATAGCTCAATATAAATTGAAGTCTAAGGCGAAATTTAAGTGActcattcataaaaatataaatataaattatcatatggaatcattttcaaaattttcaataaaataagattttatttaaaatccttaaataaaatatttttgaatttacaTTTAATACAACAACATAAAATGAAACTTCAATGCAAATTTTATACCTCAATTTaacaagattttaaaaaaaaattatttaaaatataaataattcattatattaaatattagatttagtaTCATAAGGCCTtgctcattaaaaaatataaaaattatttaaaattttatttaataaaatgatttttatttttttaaattttaaaaaaaatatctcatttttatttttgaaggcCTTACGTAAAATGGGAGCCTTAGTCAATGACTTAAATAGCCTTACCATTGAGCCGGCCTGTAATTACGTGATAGTTGCACGACTTacagttacaaatatattttctaaggGTGGGTGGATGGGTGGTGTGAAAAGGAATCATTGCCCAGTTAAGCTGATGGTTGGAGTTAAGGAGGAGCATATTCCTTTCACCAGTGCATTGTGAGGAGGAGAGCGAGCGAGAGATCCAAACTACCCAGGAACTCGAGTAGTCACGAAGAAATATACAGTAGCTTATAGCCTTACATCTCAACAATCATCAACCAAGACAAACCCATcaccaaagaaaaattctagcgcacaaatccaaaataaaacagaaaaaaactCCGCTCAGCTCTTTGACTTCGAGTGCTTTACAAACCAATCAATAATTGAATCGATGTTTGTCGAGTTCTTGCATGAGATCATGAAGCAGCAAACTTCTCTGTCAGTAATCAACTTGAGATCCCTGCAAAGTACAATGCAATTTCAGTATCAAAATAACAAGCTCTTCTTTATTGTTCTTTAATAAAAGAAGTATATGGTACTTTTAACGTCTCAACATTAATCGAAATTGGCTTATTTTGGAATATCGCTTGACCAACTTCCCATCAAAAGTAAATATTATATCTtacatttgatcggtcaaagcCTGTTTAGACAAGGCTCCTGGCTTGTCAATCTTGTTTCCTAGCACTAGCAGTGGAATACCACTCAGCGAGGGTTTGCTCAGCAAATCATGAAGCTCGCTTCTTGATATACTCACGTTATCGGGATCAGCAGCATCAACAACGTAACTGCAGAAAGGATCAGGTTATAGCAACTTGTTAAGCCATCATAAAAGTAAGCATCAACACGACTGATCTATTACTCATCCAATCAACAAGATTTAAAAGTTAATAGACAAGGGATTTAACAAGAAACAAAGTTCATGATTAAGAAACATTTGCCAAGGAAAGTCACAGATAAAACTTACATCATAAAAAACAGGAGGCGTTATGGCCAACATGTGTAGGTGCAAGTATAGAAAGATAAATAGACCCAAAGAATATTGATGTAGAAATTCTTCTAAACATTCATGTTTAACCTCAGAATTTTCTAAACTTGCTCGTGACTTCCATGTAATTGCACCGCACCCATTTGATCTCATGTTCAAAGACATTAATGGGATACTGGAATTGGCTGAGACATTACTTATCACAGGAGTCTCAATCCTATTACTAGAGTTCAAACTAGTGAAGGAACAAGTTCCTAAAGAAACAATTTTGTGACACCAAATAATTCGTGGAAAGTTCTGTTTCTTTTAAAAGTAAGAGCTCAACTACAAGGCATTTAGGTCATGATTGGCTTTGCATCATGGTAACTGAATATTGGATGAGGATCAATCTCTCATCTGTTCAAGCATAGCTTTCTGCTTAggtatgcataaaaaaaaaataggcgcATAAAAATAACATGGACAGAGTAAATTGGGTAATTGACAGGgacatacatatatttattcCACCTTAACATTTGCAATCTTActtaaagaaaataactttTAGAATCTCCAGTTGGAGAGGCTTAGCATGGGTGATGCTTAGAAGGTTAATTGAAACCAACGGTTAATTTTTGCTCTTTTTACTAGTTGTATGATATGTGACAGACAACTGTACAAGAAACCATGCATGAACATCAAATGCAAACATAAATGTATAGTACACGGAAGCTCCATGAACAGGGTATGCATCaaaatccttttatttttttggcaacaatatattattttaccgaacaaattgaattaattaagatgGAATAAATTGGTTCATACACAATAGCAGAAACCGCACGACAGTATCGCTCCCACATACTGCGGAATCTAGGTTGACCTCCAAGATCCCACAACTTTATGGTGACATTTCCTTTTGTCACCTTCCTCATATTAAATCCTACCTGAAAATCAAATGATAGgattgataaatacatattatccCGGGCAATAAATTGAGTGGAAAAATAGACTGAAAGGGTACAAAAACCAAGATTTTGGCAAAAGTATATACTTCACTTGTAAAACTAAAATCAGGCACAACCCTTTCTAAAATATTACTCACCGTAGGGATCATATCTTCACTATATCCACCAGTCTAGAAAgtagaaacaaacaaacaagtttTCAGCGCACCAACCCACAgggacaaaaagaaaatattaacaGTAGAAGCTCAACATGGTGATCTACTTACTGCAACAACATTTACAAGTGAAGTCTTTCCAGCATTCTGAAGGCCTATCAAAGATAGCTCCATTTCTTGCTTAAAAAAGAGGCTGCAATCACATGTACAATAGAGTATGTCAATTGATTCTAAACAAATGGTCCATCAATGccactcaaaaataaaaaattgaaaattttgaggatTCCAAATATTCTTGTCAAAAGTAGTGAAGAGATTCAAGGGGCAACCAAATACTCTGAAAGACAGATTTCTGCTTAGCTTAATGGCTAATGCACTAGATTTATAGGCTTCAAAGGGATACCTATGGGGTGGCTCGGGAGGAGTTTAGGTATCATATACTTAAGTGCAGCGAAGTGTGCACAGGCCTCTAAATTGGTGGTTTCTTGGGGTTTTATAAACAGAGTTTGTCAGAtatatggaaaagaaaaaacagcagTGAGGATTAGGCTCTGGTAGCTGGGATAAAATATGGCATTGTAAAGGGTGAGAAACTTAGACATCATGGATGAGTATCTATCCCTACAACGAGGGTGAGGTTCACAAGCCATATCcttaaaataatgagaaatgttaGTAAGGTGAAGCTTCCGCATGATGTTCTGATATTTTTAACatagaagagaaatatggaTGCTATGTTGCAAAACATGTAGGATGAACTGAAGACATAATCTTTTTTACATTTGTTACACTTCCAAAAGACTAATAAAGCAAAGACTTGCATGATTAATTCGGACATGAGAGTTGAGCTGGGGAGGATGAGTTAGGTCCATGCCAGTCCCCAAAGGCAAAATTTTTCCATGGAAGGAAATACGGGGCACTAGTGCTTCTACTAAGGTGGCCTTTATGGAACCAAGCTAATCAGCGAATTTTCACAGTTGTTCACAGTTGATAATCTTAtgaattacttatcaaaaaaaataaatgattgatCCATATGGCTAATACTTGTAAAGCCTAACATGGGTAAACCTATATCTTCGATTCTTGTTCACTAACACT is a window from the Juglans regia cultivar Chandler chromosome 7, Walnut 2.0, whole genome shotgun sequence genome containing:
- the LOC109002461 gene encoding 50S ribosomal protein L7/L12-like, whose translation is MSSITSRIPSKSLTRLFTLTPRPLSRVLCMATETREQKLERIADELLDLNKLERYDYAILSRLRMGLNKYGPALSGLGPSSASAGSGTGSADEAKSTEKTAFDIKLEKFDAASKIKIIKEVRTFTDLGLKEAKELVEKAPVVLKKGLTKEEADSIVAKFKDLGAAVVLE
- the LOC108997894 gene encoding ADP-ribosylation factor-like protein 8b, producing the protein MGFWDAFLNWLRSLFFKQEMELSLIGLQNAGKTSLVNVVATGGYSEDMIPTVGFNMRKVTKGNVTIKLWDLGGQPRFRSMWERYCRAVSAIVYVVDAADPDNVSISRSELHDLLSKPSLSGIPLLVLGNKIDKPGALSKQALTDQMDLKLITDREVCCFMISCKNSTNIDSIIDWFVKHSKSKS